The Malassezia restricta chromosome I, complete sequence genome contains the following window.
ATTGAGGGCGTCATAAGTGCTTGGTGACCCGAAGCCCGTCGGCTGGGAACCAAGTCCAATTCCAAGACCTGAGCCCTGTCCGAGTGAAATAGAGTTTGCCCGGCCATCCAGGCTTGAACCCAACCCTGCAAATTGGGAAGAGAGATCAGCTCTCGAACTCAAGCCCGTCGATTGTGACGGAATACCTTGCAGCGCTGAGGAACTAGGCATAGCACCTACGCCTGTGTTCTGAGATATGGTGCCATGTATATTGTGCTGAGGGCTCAAGGGGGGGACATTTTGATTGGGAGCCTGAGAAGCGACAATTGACTCCATAAACGAACCAGAAGCAGGAATTTGACTCGAAGACGTCTGTGATTGGGTTGGACCAGTTGCCTGACTCGTCGTTTGATGACCAAAAGCCTGTATTCCCCTAGAAGTACTGGGTGTAATGCCTGTCTCAAGTGGCGACGAAGAAACTCCCTTGTTAAACACAGCAGAACCATTCTCGGTGAAATTTGGCGGATTGCTTTGCTTTAACTTGGCACCAGGCGTGTGTGTGAATTCAGAGGCCACTTGGCCTAATAGCCCACCCGTATTAGTAGGCTGCAAAGATCGAGGGGGAGCTGCCGCAGGGGGTGAAGCAGGCGATTGCTTGTTTTTCCACGCATCCAAAGCAAGATCGTTTAATGTGGGTTTTTTCGATTCTTGCACGACGGGCTTGGGAACATCAAAATCACTAGGTATAGAGAAAGGATTCATGGTGCCTGTCTTTTGAGGGCGCATTGAGGAGGTATGTTGGGGTGACATAGTGGCCTTGGGCATTTCGTTGCGCGAGACTGATGCTTGACGAGACACGAGAGGCTGCGCGTCCATGACAGGCATAGTTGACCTGCGCCTAGCACTAACATCAGTAGTGAGTTGCGACGGCATTGGGGGGTGGGGCTGAAACGAAGATGGCTGTGTTTGAAGCGGTTGAGGTGTGGTGCTTTGTGGACTCAAGGACATTTGACCAAAGATAGAATCGAAAGGCGTTGTTGCCATCGTGTGTTGAGGCATCATGGGCATTTGCGGAACAAATGGGTTCATGCCGGTCATTTGTGGCATGACTATTCCATTTGAGTGTGATCCAAAAGGGTTTCCCGTTATTTGTGGCATAACAAAAGCACCTCCGCCCGTGGCCATAGCATGCATACCAAACCAGTCGGGTTGTGAGTTGAATCCAGCGTAAGAAGAATACGCAGAGTTGAAGGGAGTATTTGGTTGTTCCAACGACTCGAAGAAATCTTGTAGCGCTTGCCTGCTCGAAGAATCACCTTTCTTTGGCTGCTCAGCTGTCTTCACCTCTTTCGTTTTTGAGGCTGTAGGAGAGGGTGCTTCTTTGACAGAAACAGGGTTCTCCTTACTATTTGTTGTCCCTGGTTCTTTTGTGTCCAATTTTGATGTTGCTTCGTGCTTAGAAAAGTCGGTTTCATGCAAATATTCCTCCAGCGCATTGGCTAACGAAAGTGGTGCGTGCTTCAAATGTGGAATAGATGAGCGCAACTGGTGTGAATGACGCTTTGCCGAGTTAAGAAATGCCACGACATTTTCCGTTTGGAAACAAAATCGACGGTACAGTTCAAGAGAGCGTTCTGCGTCCGACTTTGACATCTCAAAGTAGTGTTCAAGCATATTAATAACGCCCTCATTCATACCCATGTAGAAAGCGAGTAAATCCTTGAGGGTCATGTGTAGAGCTGCGTTTGTAATTTCGTCATGAAAATTTTCAGAAAAGAATGAGCATTTTAACAGCGATGTCATAACGCGCTGGATCATAGCGATTTCCTTGAAAAGTCCGTTAGACACGCTCATTTTGCGAAGGCGCGCGAAGCGGTCACGTTTGCTAGCAATAACCACGTCATATCCAAGTTCACGGAAGGCAAGCACGCGGTCATCTAAATAGTGGGCGTAGCGAGGCAATAGCTGGGAATACGAATACTCATTGAGACCATTCGATCCTATGCGTCGGAGCTTAAGGATGGCCGGGTCATTAGCAAGATAAGATAGTACAAATTTTGCCGACTCTGACCTGAACATGGTGTGCAGAAGTAGCAAAGACTTGAATACAACCATACTATTCGGTTCGTTCAATCGGCCTTGCAATGCCCAAAACACATCATCCAGATCTGAGGTGGAACCAAAAGCCGCCTGTAGAATTGGATGAACATACTTCTCCTTTGGTAACGTGGGCTTCGGTTTAGTAGCCCCTTTTACAAGTCTGTCATAACTTGTGCCGGGCAACGCCCTTTGTACATATTGCGACATGGCTTCGGGAGACAAGCCGGCCAGATGGCACGAGCGTCCCATGACCTGTGCATTGAATATGGGAACTATGCTCTTGTATTAATTGGGTTCGCGCCTCCACTAGGTTACGTGCTATCTTAAGGAACCGAACGGTCTCGGCTTGCAGAGAGATAAGTTGCAACTGCAGGAGGTCGACATCACCACAACAATGAGTGGAAGTCGGTCACCTTCACAAGATGTGTCTAATATAAGCATGTCTCCTGCCATTTCCCCTTACCATAAGATTCGCCTCGTTGTATACCATACTCTCGCGTTGATTCCTTCGCTTGTGGTCTTGGGAACTACTTTATGGTCGTCAAAAGCGGTCATGCGTCTCTGTAATCTACGTTTACTTTTTCCTGAAACTATCCAAGACACATGTCCACCTGTGATGACGCAAAGTGTCGCCTTCATGGTCATTATGATCGGAGCCGTTTGCTGGTACGCTTCCTCAAAGCTTATCCCTGTCTTTTGGGAAGTTTCGTTTGTCGTTCTCAAGGGTATATGTCTTGTTTTCCATATGTTCACCCGAAGCTCAAGATTCCGTGATGTGTCCCCCTTGTCACTGTCTTTGGGAATGGCGTTTCTTCGCACTCTTGTCGTGGAGCTGCTACGTATATTTGGCCAGGAAGTGAGTACCTTGATTCTCATTGCTTTGGCATGGCAGCAGCACCGTGAAGTGCAACCAACTTTACTTAATACACAAGCCAAATGTTGGACCGGCATGGACGACCCTCGTTTCGTGCTGGCCTTGTGGCTCGGCTGTGGTTGGGCATCGGCGGAGGTGCTGGCCGGATCATACCAGTTGTACAAGTTTGTGCCTTTGTACAGAGCGATGGGACAGCCTGCACTGGATGAAGAAGATCTGCTCTCTGATTATGTTGAAGACAGTAGATCGGAAGATGATGAAGATGGCTCGGCGCTTTCGACTCCTTCATTCAATAAATTGGAAGAAATGACCTTGGATGAGCTCATTCTGATGCGAGAAAAGACAGAATTGGAAGCGCAGCTGGGCGAATACCTGGAAAATGTGCCACCAGCGATCATTACACTATGGCGCCTTGACTCGGTGCTATGGCAGCTAGGGACCTGTTTACTCATGTCTGCTGCAATCGTCCAAGCACAAGGTTGTGCTTCGGTGTTTTATGACGAGACACCCTACAGGTTTGTGCCATTTCCGGCGCTTTCGTCCATGCGTTGGACCTTGATCATAATCGTATTGATTCACACTATATCCACACTAGCTTGGCTCCTTGTCTTACCGCGCCTTGGTCTAACCAATGTCACCTACTCATCGCTTCTTGTGGGTCTTGTATTATTGTCCTCTGGCCTGGGTCGCTGGAATGTATTGAAATAAATGCTGATTAATGTATTCGTAGGGTACGCATAATTTTTGACAGGCAATTGTGATGGCCAAGCGGGGTAAAGGAAAATTGCGTACGGCGCTTGCGAATCACACAGCACGAAGTCAGCAGCGCGCTTATGAGAAAAAGAGGGAGCTAGAGAGGGGAAGCAAAGCAAAAAGTGCGCCGTCTTCTTCTGTGCCCAAGAGAACCGTTCAGCCATTTTTGCGGGATGATACCATTCTCCTCGTGGGTGAAGGCAACTTCTCTTTCACCCTTGCACTCCTCTCTGCACCGTATCATCATCCGCCCCATCGCATTCTCGCTACAAGCTATGATTCGGAAGAAGAAGTCTACAAAAAGTATCCAGACGCACGCGATATCATTCACCAGATCAGGCAAATGTCTGGGGCACACGCTTCACGTATACTTGCCTTCAATGTCGATGCGGGTGCTTTGCACAAGTGCGATGCGGTCACCGGTACCAATAAGAGTGATCAGAGGCGCTGGAGTAAGGTATGGTTTGGATTCCCACATGTGGGCGCTGGGCACAAGGACGAGCATCGAAATGTCTTGGCGAATCAACTCCTTATCTTACGTTTCCTGATTTCTGTGGCGCCGTACCTGACGGAAGGTCCATTGCCTGAAGCTATTCAGGGGAGGAAAAGGCGTGCAGCTAGtgaggatgacgaagatgacgaagagCCCATCGAAGCGGCCGATGATGAACCTGATGTATCTGCCACATCGGTGCCGCCCAGGCGACAGGGGTCCGTTTTGATTACGATACGCAACGTGGTACCCTATACGCTATGGAATATACCCATGCTTGGAAAGCGATTGCGCGATGTCCTACAGCCCATTGCAGCGAGTGCGCCTTCGCCACCGAAAGGTATTCGGGCTCCGACAGTGTCAGACGTGGACAAGAATGGTGCTCAATACGTCTTATGGCGTAGTTTCGAATTTGTACCATCCAACTGGCCCGGCTACAGCCATCGACGCACGGTGGGATTCGTCGAGGGCTTGAGTACATCACACAATGAAGACCTGCTTCGCAGACCCACTCAGCCT
Protein-coding sequences here:
- a CDS encoding phosphatidylinositol-binding clathrin assembly protein, encoding MSQYVQRALPGTSYDRLVKGATKPKPTLPKEKYVHPILQAAFGSTSDLDDVFWALQGRLNEPNSMVVFKSLLLLHTMFRSESAKFVLSYLANDPAILKLRRIGSNGLNEYSYSQLLPRYAHYLDDRVLAFRELGYDVVIASKRDRFARLRKMSVSNGLFKEIAMIQRVMTSLLKCSFFSENFHDEITNAALHMTLKDLLAFYMGMNEGVINMLEHYFEMSKSDAERSLELYRRFCFQTENVVAFLNSAKRHSHQLRSSIPHLKHAPLSLANALEEYLHETDFSKHEATSKLDTKEPGTTNSKENPVSVKEAPSPTASKTKEVKTAEQPKKGDSSSRQALQDFFESLEQPNTPFNSAYSSYAGFNSQPDWFGMHAMATGGGAFVMPQITGNPFGSHSNGIVMPQMTGMNPFVPQMPMMPQHTMATTPFDSIFGQMSLSPQSTTPQPLQTQPSSFQPHPPMPSQLTTDVSARRRSTMPVMDAQPLVSRQASVSRNEMPKATMSPQHTSSMRPQKTGTMNPFSIPSDFDVPKPVVQESKKPTLNDLALDAWKNKQSPASPPAAAPPRSLQPTNTGGLLGQVASEFTHTPGAKLKQSNPPNFTENGSAVFNKGVSSSPLETGITPSTSRGIQAFGHQTTSQATGPTQSQTSSSQIPASGSFMESIVASQAPNQNVPPLSPQHNIHGTISQNTGVGAMPSSSALQGIPSQSTGLSSRADLSSQFAGLGSSLDGRANSISLGQGSGLGIGLGSQPTGFGSPSTYDALNAGLREINSPFRRFGSVSLAHGSPGALGSHAMSPMELQSQITGLTGIKPFQPSSAFGASLLSGQTTPGLTLNSESGLQLGTSKQPSVQLQQPTQDLLQL
- a CDS encoding 25S rRNA (uracil2634-N3)-methyltransferase codes for the protein MAKRGKGKLRTALANHTARSQQRAYEKKRELERGSKAKSAPSSSVPKRTVQPFLRDDTILLVGEGNFSFTLALLSAPYHHPPHRILATSYDSEEEVYKKYPDARDIIHQIRQMSGAHASRILAFNVDAGALHKCDAVTGTNKSDQRRWSKVWFGFPHVGAGHKDEHRNVLANQLLILRFLISVAPYLTEGPLPEAIQGRKRRAASEDDEDDEEPIEAADDEPDVSATSVPPRRQGSVLITIRNVVPYTLWNIPMLGKRLRDVLQPIAASAPSPPKGIRAPTVSDVDKNGAQYVLWRSFEFVPSNWPGYSHRRTVGFVEGLSTSHNEDLLRRPTQPPQQGQPSGRHVGTGECRTYELALQPVH